Proteins from a single region of Methanotorris igneus Kol 5:
- a CDS encoding Sjogren's syndrome/scleroderma autoantigen 1 family protein — protein sequence MDVVQLMSRELLKGAKMLGDHCEKCGAPLFEKDGEVYCPICKIKGNDKKTEDVHKLEEINIEQEEILDDKINYLLERLKDENEISRIIEIGKALEILLRVRESIGK from the coding sequence ATGGATGTTGTACAATTAATGTCAAGAGAACTATTAAAAGGGGCAAAGATGCTTGGTGACCATTGTGAAAAGTGTGGAGCTCCGTTATTTGAGAAAGATGGTGAAGTTTACTGTCCAATATGTAAAATTAAAGGAAATGATAAGAAAACAGAAGATGTCCATAAATTAGAAGAGATAAATATAGAGCAAGAAGAAATTTTAGATGATAAAATTAATTATCTTTTGGAAAGATTAAAGGATGAAAATGAGATTAGCAGAATAATTGAAATAGGAAAAGCGTTAGAAATCTTGTTGAGGGTTAGGGAGTCTATTGGAAAATAA
- the guaB gene encoding IMP dehydrogenase — MFLDKIVNAKMAYTFDDVLLVPNASYVEPKDTDVSTDLAGLKLNIPILSAAMDTVTEKEMAIALARRGGLGVIHRNMSIQDQVKHVHAVKMADEYIVKDVITISPDCTVSEAVRIMDENSVSGLPVVDESDKLVGIITLRDIKPIKDRSIKVKEVMTKDVVSVTEDITHDEALNVMYENRIERLPIVDENNKLVGMITLRDILKRKQYPEAARDKKGRLLVAAACGPYDLERARALVEAEVDAIAIDCAHAHNMKVVEHVKILKKELEGTDVKLIVGNIATKEAAEDLIAAGADVLKVGIGPGSICTTRVVAGVGVPQLTAVAEVADVAKEHNVPVIADGGIRYSGDIAKAIAAGADAVMLGSLLAGTDEAPGQLMVINGRKYKQYRGMGSLGAMTGGVGAGADRYFQSHMKHVKLVPEGVEGAVPYKGPVSEVIFQLIGGLRASMGYCGARTIKEMQEKARFVLITQSGQRESHPHDIIITNEAPNYPLGK; from the coding sequence GTGTTCTTAGATAAAATAGTTAATGCTAAAATGGCTTACACTTTTGATGATGTCTTATTAGTTCCTAATGCATCATACGTAGAGCCAAAGGATACTGATGTTTCAACAGATTTGGCAGGATTAAAGTTGAATATACCAATATTATCTGCTGCAATGGATACAGTTACTGAAAAAGAGATGGCAATTGCATTAGCAAGAAGGGGAGGACTCGGGGTAATCCACAGAAACATGTCAATACAGGATCAAGTTAAACACGTCCATGCTGTTAAGATGGCGGATGAATATATTGTTAAAGATGTCATAACAATCTCACCAGATTGCACAGTTAGTGAAGCTGTAAGGATTATGGATGAGAACTCAGTGAGTGGTTTACCAGTTGTTGATGAAAGTGACAAATTGGTAGGGATTATAACATTAAGAGACATTAAACCAATAAAAGACAGAAGTATAAAAGTAAAAGAAGTAATGACAAAGGATGTTGTTTCAGTAACAGAAGATATAACTCATGATGAAGCCTTAAACGTAATGTATGAAAACAGAATCGAAAGGTTACCAATAGTGGATGAAAACAACAAATTAGTTGGAATGATAACATTAAGAGATATTTTAAAAAGAAAGCAATACCCAGAGGCAGCAAGGGATAAAAAAGGTAGGTTATTGGTCGCTGCTGCATGTGGTCCTTATGACTTAGAGAGAGCGAGAGCGTTGGTGGAAGCTGAAGTTGACGCTATAGCAATTGACTGTGCTCATGCACATAACATGAAGGTTGTTGAACACGTAAAAATACTCAAAAAGGAATTAGAAGGAACAGATGTTAAGTTAATCGTTGGAAACATTGCTACAAAAGAAGCTGCTGAAGACTTAATTGCAGCAGGAGCTGATGTCTTAAAGGTTGGAATCGGTCCAGGAAGTATTTGTACAACAAGAGTCGTTGCTGGAGTTGGAGTTCCTCAATTAACAGCTGTTGCTGAGGTTGCAGATGTTGCAAAAGAACATAATGTCCCTGTTATCGCAGATGGGGGAATAAGGTACAGTGGAGATATTGCAAAGGCAATTGCTGCTGGGGCAGATGCAGTAATGCTTGGAAGTTTGTTGGCTGGAACTGATGAAGCACCAGGGCAATTGATGGTTATAAATGGAAGAAAATACAAGCAATACAGAGGGATGGGTTCATTAGGAGCAATGACTGGTGGAGTTGGAGCAGGAGCAGATAGATACTTCCAAAGCCACATGAAGCATGTTAAACTTGTTCCTGAAGGAGTTGAAGGAGCAGTTCCATACAAGGGGCCTGTAAGTGAAGTTATATTCCAACTCATTGGTGGTTTAAGGGCATCCATGGGATACTGTGGAGCAAGAACAATAAAAGAAATGCAAGAAAAAGCAAGATTCGTCTTAATAACCCAAAGCGGACAAAGAGAAAGCCACCCACACGATATAATTATAACCAATGAAGCTCCAAATTACCCATTAGGTAAGTAA
- a CDS encoding TIGR00304 family membrane protein, protein MKPMLIFLGTILIFIGFFVVTLGMILPSEKTEKNIHEEDKKDIQYSGIVMIGPIPIVFGNSPGLMILSVLILLAMILWVFLFYMSVKIPK, encoded by the coding sequence ATGAAACCCATGCTAATATTTTTAGGGACGATTTTAATATTCATAGGATTTTTTGTTGTTACATTGGGTATGATTTTACCAAGTGAAAAAACCGAAAAAAATATCCATGAAGAAGATAAAAAAGATATTCAATATTCAGGTATCGTGATGATAGGGCCTATACCAATTGTTTTTGGTAATTCTCCAGGTTTAATGATACTTTCCGTTTTGATACTATTGGCTATGATTTTGTGGGTGTTTTTGTTTTATATGAGTGTAAAAATTCCAAAATAA
- a CDS encoding ATP-binding protein: MVEFDEETFLSLYGDKIRAFIKDCLSTNLIKNNIFEFDIEAFLRTYPEACEVNDVIIEYPRKVEDVLNYLFRDVYVELFGEDKEIEKIQIAFKNPIGCEKKIEDISSSDINKLVKFEGIIAKAGKVCALLKKACYVCPKCGNIRYITIHNYFELPKIKCNNENCGSDMVLDLEESSYINIQELEIQQPIDLMKNPDDPPRSIKVFLENSEGIYSGRVDVVGTVMKKRTRPNLPVFEIYVKSNYIKLNESYQKIEVRDILNNPDLIEILNELGKKKGIIDILSQYLIPQIKGYEIVKKAIFLQQIKGCMKFLPDGTPLRRDSHILLITDPGIGKSTMLRRIARLFPQNAYASVTTATGGGLTANVVRESTEIGDGWVVKPGVFVRANEGTACIDELTVDKNVMKYILEAMESQTIHVNKGGINVKLPAKCAVLAACNPKRGRFDPNMGVIEQIDIPAPLLSRFDLIFPLKDKPDRSKDAEIAEHILNTHIETATKEFKILGELDIDGIKVDERILKNYIIYARTCAYFEENHTLYLGEVDEKKLKTPYLTDKAKKIIKDYYINMRKLGEGDNPIPITARQLEAIIRLSEMHAKARLSRKVEEEDAKAAISIIEECLKQIAYDPETGTFDIDKVAGTPKSKMQKMDVILDIIKELSALNDNNLAAEDEIIEKAQEYGISEIECEDLLEKLKKNGEIFSPRFGYYRIT, translated from the coding sequence ATGGTAGAATTTGATGAAGAAACTTTTTTAAGTTTATATGGGGATAAAATAAGGGCATTTATTAAAGATTGCTTATCTACAAACTTAATAAAAAATAATATCTTCGAATTTGATATTGAAGCATTTTTAAGAACCTACCCAGAGGCATGTGAAGTAAATGACGTTATCATAGAGTATCCAAGAAAAGTTGAGGATGTTTTAAATTATTTATTTAGAGATGTCTATGTTGAGCTCTTTGGTGAAGATAAAGAGATTGAAAAAATTCAAATTGCATTTAAAAATCCTATTGGTTGTGAAAAGAAAATTGAAGATATCTCATCTTCTGATATAAATAAATTAGTTAAATTTGAAGGGATTATAGCAAAGGCAGGGAAAGTTTGTGCTTTATTAAAAAAAGCATGCTACGTGTGTCCAAAATGTGGGAACATAAGATACATAACCATCCACAACTACTTCGAACTCCCAAAAATAAAATGTAATAATGAAAATTGTGGCAGTGATATGGTTTTGGACTTGGAAGAATCCTCCTACATAAACATTCAAGAGTTGGAAATACAACAGCCAATTGATTTAATGAAAAACCCCGATGACCCACCAAGGAGTATAAAGGTGTTCTTAGAGAACTCCGAGGGTATTTATTCTGGAAGAGTTGATGTTGTAGGAACTGTGATGAAAAAGAGAACAAGACCAAATCTACCAGTATTTGAAATTTATGTTAAAAGCAACTACATAAAATTAAACGAGAGCTACCAAAAAATTGAAGTTAGAGATATATTAAACAATCCTGACTTAATTGAGATTTTAAATGAACTCGGGAAAAAGAAGGGGATTATTGACATTCTTTCCCAATATCTAATCCCACAAATTAAGGGATATGAGATTGTTAAAAAAGCCATCTTCCTACAGCAGATAAAAGGATGCATGAAATTTTTACCTGATGGAACTCCGCTAAGAAGAGACAGTCACATTTTACTCATTACCGATCCGGGGATTGGGAAATCAACAATGCTTAGAAGGATAGCAAGACTATTCCCTCAAAATGCCTATGCTTCTGTAACAACTGCCACTGGTGGAGGTTTAACTGCCAACGTTGTTAGAGAAAGTACTGAGATTGGAGATGGATGGGTTGTGAAGCCGGGGGTTTTTGTTAGAGCAAATGAGGGAACTGCATGTATTGACGAGTTGACTGTTGATAAAAATGTTATGAAGTACATCTTAGAAGCAATGGAATCCCAAACCATCCATGTTAATAAGGGAGGTATAAACGTTAAACTCCCAGCAAAATGTGCAGTTTTGGCAGCATGTAACCCAAAGAGGGGAAGGTTTGACCCAAACATGGGAGTTATCGAGCAGATTGATATTCCAGCCCCATTGTTGAGCAGGTTTGATTTAATTTTCCCATTAAAAGATAAACCAGATAGGAGCAAAGATGCAGAGATTGCGGAGCATATTTTAAATACCCACATCGAGACAGCAACAAAGGAATTCAAAATCTTGGGAGAGCTTGATATTGACGGAATAAAGGTTGATGAGAGGATTTTGAAGAATTACATAATCTATGCAAGGACATGCGCATACTTTGAGGAGAATCATACTTTATATTTGGGAGAAGTCGATGAGAAAAAGTTAAAAACCCCATACCTAACAGATAAGGCAAAGAAAATAATTAAAGATTATTACATCAACATGAGAAAGTTAGGTGAAGGAGACAACCCAATACCTATAACTGCGAGACAGTTGGAGGCTATTATAAGGCTCTCTGAGATGCATGCAAAGGCAAGATTAAGTAGAAAGGTTGAAGAAGAGGATGCAAAAGCAGCAATTAGTATAATAGAGGAATGTTTAAAGCAGATTGCTTATGACCCAGAAACAGGGACATTCGACATTGATAAAGTTGCAGGAACTCCAAAATCAAAAATGCAAAAGATGGATGTTATATTAGATATTATAAAAGAGCTCTCTGCGCTTAATGATAATAACCTTGCAGCAGAAGATGAGATTATTGAAAAAGCTCAAGAATATGGCATATCTGAGATTGAGTGTGAGGATTTACTTGAAAAATTGAAGAAAAATGGAGAGATATTTTCTCCAAGGTTTGGATATTATAGAATAACCTAA
- a CDS encoding UPF0179 family protein, translated as MKKITLIGSKLAKMGNEFVYMGILEECETCKFKRICHNNLEVGGRYKIVSVRSANHQCKIHEDGVKVVEVVPAEFVIMVEAKKALEGVTLTHTPINCENIFCENYTYCNPEGISEGDKYKILSVINEKIKCEKGLSLRKVVITLERQL; from the coding sequence ATGAAAAAGATTACACTCATCGGTAGTAAGTTAGCTAAAATGGGGAATGAATTCGTATATATGGGAATTTTGGAGGAATGTGAGACTTGTAAATTTAAACGAATCTGTCACAACAACCTTGAAGTTGGAGGGAGGTATAAAATTGTAAGCGTCAGATCGGCAAATCATCAGTGCAAAATCCATGAAGATGGAGTTAAAGTTGTTGAAGTGGTTCCTGCAGAGTTTGTAATTATGGTTGAGGCCAAAAAAGCACTCGAGGGCGTTACATTAACACACACCCCCATAAACTGCGAGAACATATTTTGTGAGAACTACACATATTGCAATCCAGAAGGGATTAGTGAGGGGGATAAATATAAAATATTGTCTGTTATAAATGAAAAAATCAAATGTGAAAAAGGATTATCTTTGAGAAAAGTAGTTATAACATTGGAGAGACAATTATGA
- a CDS encoding deoxyribonuclease IV: MGLKFGTAGIPINAKSNYDAITFLRKVGLNALELEFVRGVNMKEDYAKKLKSHAKEDVVLSAHAPYYINLNAKEEDKIEGSIRRIVNTAKITNVCGDNVVFHPGYYLKKNKEEVYKKIVSNIKRILDIMEENKIKSMLRPETTGKISQFGSIDEIIDLCYELNILPCVDFAHIYARSLGKINDYNSFHNILSKIEDKLGKDAIKNMHIHMSGIDFGKGGERSHLPLKESKFNYKDVLKVLKDFDVKGVVICESPKLEYDALLMKKYYESL; the protein is encoded by the coding sequence ATGGGATTAAAATTTGGCACTGCTGGTATTCCTATAAATGCAAAGAGTAATTATGATGCTATAACTTTTTTAAGGAAAGTTGGATTAAATGCTTTGGAGTTGGAATTTGTTAGAGGCGTTAACATGAAGGAGGATTATGCAAAAAAGTTGAAATCCCATGCAAAGGAAGATGTTGTGCTGAGTGCCCATGCACCCTACTACATAAACTTAAATGCAAAGGAAGAGGATAAAATTGAAGGGAGTATAAGAAGAATCGTCAATACTGCAAAAATCACAAATGTTTGTGGAGATAATGTTGTTTTCCACCCCGGATATTACTTAAAAAAGAACAAAGAAGAAGTTTATAAAAAAATTGTTTCAAACATAAAAAGGATCCTCGATATTATGGAAGAAAACAAAATAAAATCCATGCTTAGGCCAGAAACCACGGGGAAGATTTCCCAGTTTGGTAGTATTGATGAGATTATAGACCTCTGTTATGAACTCAATATCTTGCCATGTGTGGACTTTGCCCACATATATGCGAGGAGTTTGGGAAAGATTAATGATTACAACTCATTCCACAATATACTATCAAAGATTGAAGATAAATTAGGAAAAGATGCCATAAAAAACATGCACATCCACATGTCTGGAATAGATTTTGGAAAAGGAGGGGAGAGAAGCCACCTTCCATTAAAAGAATCCAAATTTAATTATAAGGACGTTTTAAAGGTATTGAAAGATTTTGATGTTAAAGGTGTTGTTATCTGCGAGAGCCCAAAGTTGGAGTATGACGCACTGCTAATGAAAAAGTATTATGAAAGTTTATAG
- a CDS encoding UbiA family prenyltransferase, whose protein sequence is MMKYYLELMRVKNCITASFGAFIGGLIASNFNFGYLFVLILAFLVVFFICGFGNVVNDIYDVEIDKLNKPHRPLPSNKISIKNAWRFAWLLLIFGLVLSFFNVLCFIIALINSVMLYLYAKKYKRNKIIGNFIVAYLTGSVFLFGGVAVNNMPIVTILFLCAMFATWCREIIKDFEDIDGDMKEGVVSLPIKYGKKSLYIAAMFIIVAVALSPLPYIMGIFGEIYLILIILCDLSFLYVIFKAIKNPSKNIMSKTSKYLKIIMNLVLMCFVLGALM, encoded by the coding sequence ATGATGAAGTATTATTTGGAACTGATGAGAGTGAAAAATTGCATAACTGCATCATTTGGAGCGTTTATTGGTGGTTTAATAGCATCTAACTTTAATTTTGGTTATTTATTTGTCTTAATTCTCGCATTTTTGGTAGTTTTCTTTATCTGTGGGTTTGGGAATGTTGTTAATGATATATATGATGTTGAGATAGATAAACTTAACAAACCTCACCGCCCTCTACCTTCAAACAAAATCTCAATAAAAAATGCATGGAGATTTGCATGGTTGTTGTTGATATTTGGGTTAGTTTTGTCATTTTTTAATGTTCTATGCTTTATTATTGCTTTAATTAATTCAGTTATGCTCTACTTATACGCAAAAAAATACAAAAGGAATAAAATTATTGGCAATTTTATTGTTGCTTATCTAACTGGATCCGTATTCCTCTTTGGTGGGGTCGCAGTTAATAATATGCCTATTGTGACAATATTGTTCTTATGTGCGATGTTTGCAACATGGTGTAGAGAGATTATAAAGGATTTTGAGGATATTGATGGGGATATGAAAGAGGGAGTTGTATCTCTCCCAATAAAATATGGAAAAAAATCCCTATACATTGCTGCCATGTTTATAATCGTTGCAGTTGCATTAAGCCCCCTCCCGTATATAATGGGTATTTTTGGAGAAATTTATTTGATTTTGATAATTTTATGTGATTTATCTTTTTTATATGTTATTTTTAAAGCCATAAAAAATCCTTCAAAAAATATAATGTCAAAAACCTCAAAATATTTAAAAATCATCATGAATCTTGTTTTAATGTGTTTTGTATTGGGAGCGTTAATGTAA
- a CDS encoding nascent polypeptide-associated complex protein produces the protein MFPGGRLNPRMLKQMQKMMKDFGMDSEDLNVVRVIFEFEDEEWVFEKPKVQVVDIFGVKTYSITGKPKKIKKEEKEIKDEDVKVEITEEDVELVANQCNVSKEEARKALEECNGDIAEAILKLSE, from the coding sequence ATGTTTCCAGGTGGAAGATTAAATCCAAGGATGTTAAAGCAAATGCAAAAGATGATGAAAGATTTTGGTATGGATTCTGAGGATTTGAATGTTGTTAGAGTTATATTTGAATTCGAAGATGAAGAATGGGTTTTTGAAAAACCAAAAGTTCAAGTAGTGGATATTTTCGGAGTTAAAACATACAGCATAACTGGAAAACCTAAAAAAATAAAAAAAGAAGAGAAAGAAATAAAGGATGAAGATGTCAAAGTAGAAATTACAGAGGAAGATGTTGAATTAGTTGCAAATCAATGTAATGTTTCAAAAGAAGAAGCAAGAAAGGCTTTAGAAGAATGCAACGGTGATATAGCAGAGGCAATACTTAAACTAAGTGAATAA
- a CDS encoding AIR synthase-related protein, which translates to MDIEGYVRRNLRKNIPEDKIIEDGFRRVMEIKEDVSEEWAKRFIKAVLEEVKTTEKYKEIDDETLKNILEFPKSNVTMGKMGVGSRGEGDFFVHREIARIIESTKQKAEVDSREQDDAGVVKADAKYIVVAVDGTHSRLSEFPFLGGFHVARAALRDVYVMGAEAVALISDVHLADDGDVGKILDFTAGICTVSEAINVPLVAGSTLRVGGDMVLGDRMVSSVGAIGVIKEGKPTARKRAEVGDVILMTEGSGGGTITTTALYYGMFDVIYETLNVDFLTACKSLIESGLVNHVHTMTDVTNGGLRGDAYEISKTANVSLVFDKEVVYKQINPKVLDMLNKLDIDPLGVSIDSLLIIAPEEYADEIRRKAKAEIVGEVREGNESYIIDDGKKIPLVPKFREAAYTPVKKVVGEQKPEDFEEMKERVRKACDEAIKKKDFVLKLLKKKKFI; encoded by the coding sequence ATGGATATTGAAGGATATGTTAGGAGAAATTTGAGGAAAAATATTCCAGAGGATAAAATTATAGAAGATGGATTTAGAAGGGTTATGGAAATAAAGGAAGATGTTAGTGAAGAATGGGCAAAAAGATTCATTAAGGCAGTTTTGGAGGAAGTAAAAACAACAGAAAAATACAAGGAAATTGATGATGAAACTTTAAAGAATATATTGGAATTCCCAAAATCCAATGTAACAATGGGTAAGATGGGAGTTGGAAGTAGGGGAGAAGGAGACTTTTTTGTGCATAGGGAGATAGCAAGGATAATCGAAAGCACTAAGCAAAAAGCAGAAGTTGATAGTAGGGAACAAGATGATGCAGGAGTTGTTAAGGCGGATGCAAAGTATATTGTTGTTGCTGTTGATGGAACACATTCAAGATTAAGTGAATTTCCATTTTTAGGGGGCTTTCATGTTGCAAGGGCAGCATTAAGGGATGTTTATGTTATGGGGGCAGAGGCAGTTGCATTGATAAGCGATGTTCATTTGGCAGATGATGGAGATGTGGGGAAGATTTTAGATTTCACAGCAGGAATTTGCACTGTTTCTGAAGCAATAAATGTTCCACTGGTTGCTGGAAGTACTTTGAGAGTTGGAGGAGATATGGTTTTAGGAGATAGGATGGTAAGTTCTGTTGGAGCTATTGGTGTTATAAAGGAGGGAAAACCGACAGCAAGGAAAAGGGCAGAGGTTGGGGATGTTATTTTAATGACTGAGGGAAGCGGTGGAGGAACGATAACAACAACCGCCCTATATTATGGCATGTTTGATGTGATTTATGAAACATTAAATGTGGATTTCTTAACGGCATGTAAGAGTTTAATTGAGAGTGGTTTAGTAAATCATGTGCATACAATGACAGATGTGACCAATGGAGGTTTGAGAGGAGATGCCTATGAAATTTCAAAAACCGCCAATGTTTCGTTAGTTTTTGATAAGGAGGTGGTTTATAAGCAAATAAATCCAAAAGTTTTGGATATGCTCAATAAGTTGGACATAGACCCATTGGGAGTTTCAATCGATTCTCTCCTAATCATTGCACCAGAGGAATATGCCGATGAAATAAGGAGGAAGGCAAAGGCAGAGATTGTTGGAGAGGTTAGGGAAGGAAATGAAAGCTATATTATTGATGACGGTAAAAAAATCCCGTTAGTTCCTAAGTTTAGGGAGGCAGCATATACACCAGTTAAAAAGGTTGTTGGGGAACAAAAACCAGAGGACTTTGAGGAGATGAAAGAAAGAGTTAGAAAAGCATGCGATGAGGCAATTAAAAAGAAAGATTTTGTATTGAAGTTGTTGAAAAAGAAAAAATTTATTTAA
- a CDS encoding type II glyceraldehyde-3-phosphate dehydrogenase gives MAVKVLINGYGSIGKRVADAVAKQDDMEVIGVTKTKPDFEARLAVEKGYKLFAAIPERKELFEEKGVEIEGTIFDVIEDADIVVDCAPGGIGKDNLENIYKKYKVKAILQGGEKAKYVEDNFNALWSYDRCYGKDYVRVVSCNTTGLCRTLYAIDSVTDIVKARVVLIRRGADPNDAKRGPINAIVPNPPTVPSHHGPDVVSVVPKFEGKILTSAVVVPTTLMHMHTLMVETTGTTRDAILDAIEKTPRIITVKASEGFDSTATIIEYARDLGRMRYDLNEIAIWEESVNVVDNEVFLMQAVHQESDVVPENIDCIRAMLQMEEDNMKSIEKTNKALGIK, from the coding sequence ATGGCAGTTAAAGTATTAATAAACGGATATGGTTCAATAGGTAAGAGAGTTGCTGATGCAGTTGCAAAGCAAGATGATATGGAGGTAATTGGAGTTACAAAAACAAAACCAGATTTTGAAGCAAGATTGGCTGTTGAGAAGGGTTATAAATTATTCGCAGCAATTCCAGAGAGAAAGGAACTATTTGAAGAAAAAGGGGTTGAAATTGAGGGGACTATTTTTGATGTAATTGAAGATGCAGACATAGTTGTCGATTGTGCTCCTGGTGGAATTGGGAAGGACAACTTAGAGAATATCTACAAAAAATACAAAGTAAAGGCTATTTTGCAAGGGGGAGAAAAGGCAAAGTATGTTGAGGACAACTTCAACGCATTGTGGAGTTATGATAGATGCTATGGAAAGGACTATGTTAGAGTTGTATCATGTAACACAACAGGGTTGTGTAGGACATTGTATGCAATTGATTCAGTTACAGATATTGTTAAAGCAAGAGTTGTTTTAATTAGGAGAGGAGCAGACCCTAACGATGCAAAAAGAGGTCCAATCAATGCAATCGTTCCAAACCCACCAACAGTTCCATCCCACCACGGGCCTGATGTAGTTTCAGTAGTTCCTAAGTTTGAAGGGAAGATTTTAACTTCTGCTGTTGTAGTTCCAACAACATTGATGCACATGCACACATTGATGGTAGAGACAACAGGAACTACAAGAGATGCTATCTTAGATGCAATTGAAAAAACACCAAGAATAATAACAGTTAAGGCATCAGAGGGCTTTGATTCAACAGCAACAATTATTGAATATGCAAGGGACTTAGGAAGAATGAGATATGACTTAAATGAGATTGCAATTTGGGAAGAAAGCGTTAATGTCGTTGACAATGAAGTATTCTTAATGCAAGCAGTGCACCAAGAAAGTGACGTTGTACCAGAAAACATTGACTGTATAAGAGCAATGCTCCAAATGGAAGAAGACAACATGAAATCTATTGAAAAAACAAACAAAGCATTGGGAATTAAATAA
- a CDS encoding DUF483 domain-containing protein — protein MKEILNKIQELRKKDSSNFKILGEYIKDLDEEKYNYIIFRLKKQIEIVEKYKPKVRPAIDPMVSMELGVYRRLDDYELGKLLNYPECCIKSFAEDFRIGIDSEHLKEAEEIKEKFSNAYAIILPSGFIPCSLKCEKSWKRNLIAVVTEEEYYKILELERKLKEKLPHFHGAYDEYYEKIILK, from the coding sequence ATGAAAGAAATCTTAAATAAAATACAGGAATTAAGGAAAAAAGACAGTAGTAACTTCAAAATCTTAGGGGAATATATAAAAGATCTGGATGAGGAAAAGTACAACTACATAATATTTAGGCTCAAAAAGCAAATAGAAATTGTTGAAAAATATAAGCCAAAGGTTAGACCTGCAATAGATCCTATGGTCTCTATGGAGTTGGGTGTTTATAGGAGATTGGATGACTACGAACTTGGAAAACTTCTGAATTACCCAGAGTGCTGCATAAAATCCTTTGCTGAGGATTTTAGAATAGGAATTGACAGTGAGCACTTAAAAGAAGCGGAAGAAATAAAAGAAAAATTCAGTAATGCTTATGCGATAATTTTGCCATCTGGATTCATACCATGCAGTTTAAAATGTGAAAAAAGTTGGAAGAGGAATTTAATAGCTGTTGTAACAGAGGAGGAATATTATAAAATTTTAGAATTGGAGAGGAAGCTAAAAGAAAAACTTCCACATTTCCATGGGGCATATGATGAATACTATGAAAAAATAATACTTAAATAA
- a CDS encoding NAD-binding protein: MYIIIAGIGRVGYTLAKSLSGKGYDLVLIDIDKEKCKTISAELDALVIHGDCTKTKILEDAGIEDADIFIAVTGKEEINLMSSLIAKDYGVAKTIARVSEPEYKDVFERLGVDVVISPELVAANYIEKLIERPGVVDLAIVGRGDAEILELVIPQNSKVANKKIKDLGRPKDYLIIAVYEDKELKIPDGNTELKPGERILVLVKSDSVDEIRKFFTE, encoded by the coding sequence ATGTATATAATTATAGCAGGTATTGGTAGGGTCGGCTACACCCTTGCAAAGTCGTTGTCTGGAAAGGGTTATGATTTGGTTTTAATAGATATTGACAAAGAAAAATGCAAAACTATCTCTGCAGAGCTCGATGCCCTTGTTATACATGGGGATTGCACAAAAACAAAAATTTTAGAGGATGCCGGCATTGAAGATGCGGATATATTTATAGCAGTTACTGGGAAGGAGGAAATAAATCTAATGAGTTCATTAATTGCAAAGGATTATGGTGTTGCAAAGACAATAGCAAGGGTTAGTGAGCCAGAATATAAGGATGTTTTTGAAAGGTTGGGTGTGGATGTTGTTATAAGCCCAGAGCTTGTAGCGGCAAATTATATAGAGAAACTTATAGAGAGACCTGGAGTTGTTGATTTGGCAATTGTTGGTAGGGGAGATGCAGAGATTCTTGAATTGGTGATACCTCAAAATTCAAAGGTTGCAAATAAAAAAATAAAGGACTTAGGAAGACCAAAGGATTACTTGATTATTGCTGTTTATGAGGATAAAGAATTAAAAATTCCAGATGGAAATACCGAATTGAAGCCAGGAGAGAGGATTTTAGTACTTGTCAAGTCAGATTCTGTAGATGAGATAAGAAAGTTTTTTACAGAGTAA